In Sulfuracidifex metallicus DSM 6482 = JCM 9184, a single window of DNA contains:
- the bluB gene encoding 5,6-dimethylbenzimidazole synthase, producing the protein MDLYEAIKRRRDVRSFYKGGEISDDVLAKILMAGHLAPSVGFSQPWNFIIVRDMEKRRKIKELAMKEREKFREELSEDRKKIFDNVKIEAVLDTPVNIAVTCDPTRFGPHVLGRRTIPETCQYSSVLAVENMWLAATSEGIGMGWLSFFMEEDVKKILEIPNHVKLVAYLTLGPAEIPERPELEIFGWGKRMKLSEVVNEESWGKPARRELVEKLEKVRI; encoded by the coding sequence ATGGATCTATACGAGGCAATAAAGAGAAGAAGGGATGTGAGATCATTCTATAAAGGAGGGGAGATAAGCGACGACGTTTTAGCTAAGATATTGATGGCAGGTCATTTAGCACCTTCAGTTGGATTTTCTCAACCATGGAATTTTATCATTGTTAGAGATATGGAGAAGAGGAGGAAAATTAAAGAATTGGCAATGAAAGAAAGGGAGAAATTCAGGGAAGAACTTTCAGAGGATAGAAAAAAGATTTTCGATAACGTAAAGATAGAGGCCGTTCTAGATACACCGGTTAACATAGCTGTAACATGTGACCCTACTAGGTTTGGACCTCATGTTCTAGGAAGGAGGACAATACCAGAGACTTGCCAATATAGCTCAGTATTAGCCGTTGAAAACATGTGGTTGGCTGCTACGAGCGAAGGAATAGGTATGGGATGGTTATCCTTCTTTATGGAAGAGGACGTTAAGAAAATATTGGAGATTCCCAATCATGTGAAATTGGTGGCTTACCTCACCTTGGGACCAGCTGAGATACCTGAAAGACCAGAATTAGAAATCTTTGGTTGGGGAAAAAGGATGAAATTGTCGGAAGTGGTTAACGAAGAATCTTGGGGTAAACCGGCTAGAAGAGAGCTCGTAGAAAAGCTCGAGAAAGTAAGAATATGA
- a CDS encoding 3-isopropylmalate dehydratase large subunit encodes MSSQTLTEKILSQASGKTVTEGDVIEAAVDIVAFHDLTGYHVIEVMEKAGMVKVFDKGKIVIAFDHLAPPPDVRSAEIQGNIRKFVKDVKIPYFYDINVGILHELLVEKYAQPGQVIVAADSHTTTSGALGAFAQGMGASDVAAAAITGKTWLVVPSSFKVTLEGEPAKWITGKDVALKLLGDFKAEYFNGKSIEVFVKNPSAFPMDYRATTSNMGIEMNADALMFVPDSETLRYVKQMRGYETKLVTPDSEARYPEEYTIELNKMEPLVAAPYSVDNVKTAGEVQGTPIDQVYIGSCTNGRLSDFEIAARIMKGKKVKSRCIAIPASYEMFKEALERGYINTLFEAGCIVTYGTCGPCLGGHFGVAGPGEVILSTSSRNFRGRMGSNESKTYLSGPAVAAASAIAGKISLPGDVE; translated from the coding sequence ATGTCAAGTCAGACTTTAACTGAGAAAATATTGTCTCAGGCCTCAGGTAAGACTGTAACAGAAGGAGATGTAATAGAGGCTGCGGTAGACATAGTTGCATTTCATGATTTGACCGGATATCATGTAATAGAGGTAATGGAAAAGGCTGGGATGGTCAAGGTATTCGACAAAGGTAAGATAGTCATAGCGTTTGATCATTTAGCTCCACCTCCAGACGTTAGAAGTGCAGAGATACAAGGCAACATAAGGAAGTTCGTAAAAGACGTTAAGATTCCATACTTTTATGATATAAATGTGGGGATTTTGCATGAACTACTTGTTGAAAAGTATGCGCAACCGGGTCAGGTTATAGTTGCTGCAGATAGCCACACTACAACATCTGGTGCCTTGGGTGCTTTCGCCCAAGGGATGGGTGCAAGCGACGTTGCAGCTGCAGCAATAACTGGTAAGACTTGGCTAGTTGTGCCTTCATCCTTCAAGGTTACCTTAGAAGGAGAACCAGCCAAGTGGATTACCGGTAAGGACGTTGCCCTCAAATTGCTAGGAGATTTTAAGGCCGAATACTTCAATGGGAAGTCAATAGAGGTATTCGTTAAGAACCCCTCAGCTTTTCCGATGGATTATAGAGCCACAACCTCCAATATGGGAATTGAAATGAATGCTGATGCATTGATGTTTGTTCCAGATTCCGAAACACTGCGATATGTAAAACAAATGAGAGGGTATGAAACTAAACTAGTTACCCCTGATAGTGAAGCTAGGTATCCCGAGGAGTACACGATAGAGTTAAATAAAATGGAACCACTCGTAGCTGCTCCATATAGCGTAGATAACGTTAAGACTGCAGGCGAAGTTCAGGGTACCCCTATAGATCAAGTTTACATAGGATCATGCACCAACGGCAGATTAAGTGATTTCGAAATAGCTGCAAGGATAATGAAGGGCAAAAAGGTAAAAAGCAGGTGTATAGCGATACCGGCATCATACGAAATGTTTAAGGAAGCCCTAGAAAGGGGTTATATAAACACCCTATTTGAGGCGGGCTGCATAGTGACATATGGTACTTGCGGTCCATGCTTAGGAGGACATTTCGGAGTTGCGGGCCCAGGAGAAGTTATTCTTTCAACTAGCTCCAGAAACTTCCGCGGAAGGATGGGAAGCAATGAATCCAAAACTTATCTGTCTGGACCAGCAGTTGCAGCAGCCAGCGCAATAGCGGGAAAGATATCCTTACCAGGTGATGTGGAATGA
- a CDS encoding 3-isopropylmalate dehydratase small subunit, with the protein MIVEGPAIKFGDKIDTDIIIPARHLKYTDPKYLAEHAMEPLDPEFHKKASKGVILVAGKVFGMGSSREQAAIALKAAGVKAIVAESFARIFYRNSINNGLPVIVVPNITKEVNEGDMIKVNVETGEVIANGKVLKGKGITGMALEILNTGSLIDYLKKVSIRQTN; encoded by the coding sequence ATGATAGTAGAAGGTCCTGCAATAAAGTTTGGAGATAAAATAGACACAGATATTATAATTCCAGCCAGACACCTGAAGTATACCGATCCCAAGTACTTAGCAGAGCACGCAATGGAGCCTTTAGATCCAGAGTTTCATAAGAAGGCTTCCAAGGGAGTGATTCTAGTTGCTGGAAAGGTATTTGGAATGGGATCATCAAGAGAACAAGCGGCAATTGCTCTAAAGGCCGCAGGTGTTAAGGCAATAGTGGCAGAATCGTTTGCTAGAATATTCTACAGGAACTCAATTAACAACGGATTACCTGTTATTGTTGTTCCTAACATAACCAAGGAGGTTAACGAAGGAGATATGATAAAGGTAAACGTTGAGACCGGCGAAGTGATAGCTAACGGCAAAGTTCTGAAGGGAAAGGGTATAACTGGAATGGCTCTAGAAATTTTGAACACCGGAAGCTTAATAGATTACCTTAAGAAAGTTTCGATCAGGCAGACGAACTAA
- a CDS encoding NDP-sugar synthase, whose translation MSHMHAVILAGGYGKRLRPLTDDKPKPLIEVAGKPILEWQILHFKKFGVSSFIFLTGYKWEVLAEWVSKNEKRLGISAYFSIEEEPLGTGGALKKVKDILSNKNEFVVTNGDVVTNLDFSKMDVKESVATIALVPLKSPYGIVETRDDLITSFREKPVLENYMINAGVYMISPKIFDLLPDKGDIEKSTFPKLAEAGQLKGIKFKDVYWRSIDTLKDIEEASGELPQFITS comes from the coding sequence ATTAGCCATATGCATGCCGTAATTTTAGCAGGAGGTTACGGAAAAAGGCTAAGGCCACTTACTGACGATAAACCTAAGCCTCTAATCGAGGTGGCTGGAAAGCCTATATTAGAATGGCAGATCTTGCACTTCAAGAAGTTTGGCGTTTCTTCTTTCATTTTTCTCACTGGATATAAATGGGAAGTTCTAGCAGAATGGGTAAGTAAGAACGAGAAGAGACTAGGCATAAGTGCTTATTTTTCGATAGAGGAAGAACCTCTGGGAACTGGAGGTGCGTTGAAGAAGGTTAAGGATATTTTGAGCAATAAAAATGAATTCGTTGTCACAAACGGTGACGTAGTGACCAATTTGGATTTCTCTAAAATGGATGTTAAGGAAAGCGTAGCAACAATCGCTTTAGTTCCTTTGAAGAGCCCCTACGGAATAGTTGAAACAAGGGACGATTTAATCACCAGTTTCAGGGAAAAGCCAGTTCTGGAAAACTATATGATAAATGCAGGGGTATACATGATATCACCTAAAATATTTGATCTATTGCCAGACAAAGGTGATATAGAGAAGTCAACGTTCCCCAAGTTAGCTGAGGCAGGACAACTTAAAGGGATAAAGTTCAAGGATGTATACTGGAGGTCAATAGACACGTTAAAGGACATTGAGGAAGCCTCAGGTGAGTTACCTCAATTTATAACATCTTAA
- a CDS encoding glycosyltransferase family 4 protein, with protein MDLLIVNHRDIYHPQAGGAEEVLKEVATRLVSKGNRVTWFSESVKNRPSKEEYEGILLKRRGGRASVHIFSLKEAKKHEVVLDSIAHAVPFFSYLVNAKSIALVHHVHQDVVKYELGYLSREAVRFLERQIKRYNYVIAVSETTKKDLHDKLHIDESKVKVIYNGVDHLKFKPGEKDKEPTVLWIGRLKRYKNPFDIFEIKRRMKTRAKFVVVGSGDLSQQFAEESRKQDVLYLGRVDEKEKVSLYQRAWAILSTSFIEGWGMTIVEANSCGTPAVVYNTGSLPEVVQEGVNGFVVGYKDFDSAAKALDYLMEEKNMKVMSRKSYEESLKYDWDKTALCYHKYINEILG; from the coding sequence GTGGACTTGCTTATAGTGAATCACAGGGACATTTATCATCCTCAGGCCGGAGGCGCTGAGGAAGTGCTAAAGGAAGTGGCAACTAGACTAGTATCTAAAGGAAATCGAGTGACATGGTTTTCCGAATCAGTTAAGAATCGACCTAGCAAGGAGGAATATGAAGGAATTTTACTTAAAAGGAGGGGAGGGAGGGCGTCAGTTCACATTTTCTCTCTTAAAGAAGCTAAAAAACACGAAGTAGTTTTGGACAGCATAGCCCACGCAGTGCCATTCTTTTCCTATTTGGTTAACGCGAAATCTATAGCCTTAGTTCATCATGTTCATCAGGACGTTGTAAAGTACGAACTAGGTTATCTATCGAGGGAAGCGGTTAGGTTTCTGGAGAGGCAAATTAAAAGATACAATTATGTGATTGCAGTATCTGAGACAACTAAGAAAGACCTTCATGATAAACTACACATCGATGAAAGTAAAGTGAAGGTCATTTATAACGGAGTAGATCACTTGAAGTTTAAACCAGGGGAAAAGGACAAGGAACCTACTGTTTTATGGATTGGTAGACTTAAAAGATACAAGAATCCCTTCGATATATTTGAAATTAAAAGAAGAATGAAGACTAGGGCTAAATTCGTTGTTGTTGGGTCGGGGGATCTATCTCAACAGTTTGCAGAAGAGTCACGGAAACAAGACGTTTTATATTTAGGCAGGGTAGACGAAAAAGAAAAGGTATCCCTTTATCAAAGAGCATGGGCTATCCTCTCCACCTCGTTTATAGAGGGATGGGGGATGACCATAGTAGAGGCTAATTCGTGCGGAACTCCTGCAGTAGTTTACAATACTGGATCTCTACCTGAAGTGGTTCAAGAAGGCGTTAATGGTTTCGTAGTAGGTTATAAGGACTTCGATTCAGCGGCTAAAGCCTTGGATTACCTTATGGAAGAGAAAAACATGAAGGTTATGTCTAGGAAGAGCTATGAGGAATCTCTCAAATATGATTGGGATAAGACAGCTTTATGTTATCACAAATATATAAACGAGATCTTAGGTTAA
- a CDS encoding FAD-dependent oxidoreductase, with product MRTIIIGGGFAGLSAMKVNKSLLIDEKDYFTLTHKLVDVFKIGNPNLAKIPYREGNFLRARVREIDFRRNKVITEMGAFDYDKLLIAAGYSQKIFPNTLKIENIDDALNLRQRVMKSKKVTILGGGLLGVELASACKEMGKEVSLVEGQNKLLGFMTKESSQFALNKLSEIGVKVLLNQKVEGIENGKVKTNDYELESDVVISSVGFRGPSLVQEMGLTNVNGRMLVDDYLRSVDYENVYGAGDSATTKGFVPMSAQVAVQAGKTAMENMLREPRKFTYKQVAIIVKINGEYFGDLMGRFVRGKVAEMAEKIGIAKAVMLVN from the coding sequence ATGAGAACTATTATAATTGGTGGAGGTTTCGCTGGATTGTCTGCAATGAAAGTTAACAAGTCGCTTCTGATTGATGAGAAAGATTATTTCACTTTAACTCATAAACTTGTTGACGTATTCAAAATTGGCAACCCCAATTTAGCAAAGATACCTTATCGAGAAGGAAACTTCTTGAGGGCTAGAGTAAGGGAAATTGACTTTAGAAGGAATAAAGTAATTACAGAGATGGGAGCTTTTGACTACGATAAATTACTGATAGCTGCTGGATATTCTCAGAAGATTTTCCCAAATACTCTAAAAATAGAAAACATAGATGACGCCTTAAATTTACGTCAAAGGGTAATGAAGAGTAAAAAAGTCACCATATTAGGAGGAGGTTTACTAGGAGTAGAGCTAGCAAGCGCTTGCAAAGAAATGGGGAAAGAGGTCAGTCTAGTTGAAGGACAGAACAAGCTCTTAGGCTTTATGACCAAGGAGTCCTCCCAGTTCGCCCTAAATAAGTTGAGTGAAATCGGAGTTAAGGTATTACTAAACCAAAAGGTGGAAGGCATAGAAAATGGCAAGGTCAAAACCAATGACTATGAGTTAGAAAGTGACGTGGTGATCTCGTCTGTGGGATTCAGAGGACCTTCCTTGGTTCAGGAGATGGGATTAACTAACGTCAATGGAAGAATGCTGGTAGACGATTATCTTCGTTCGGTAGATTATGAGAACGTCTATGGAGCAGGAGACTCGGCTACTACTAAGGGATTCGTTCCAATGTCTGCCCAAGTAGCAGTACAAGCAGGTAAGACCGCAATGGAGAACATGTTGAGGGAGCCTAGAAAGTTTACCTACAAACAAGTTGCAATTATAGTAAAGATAAACGGGGAGTACTTCGGAGATTTAATGGGTAGGTTCGTTAGGGGAAAGGTAGCTGAAATGGCAGAGAAGATAGGAATAGCAAAGGCTGTAATGCTAGTCAATTGA
- a CDS encoding 4Fe-4S ferredoxin — protein sequence MEYQQIAVLAYLTGMMIIDFFILWLLFRSHNASRKAVLFISSIFLYMSTEATDIGYILFYHGSILVEIFTIFISSIPILLSLKVKDKGYWRDDMISSTLLTVTLVLDEVSMGYAYSSAFGPHLNPIVSSVSNPAFGVMMMADAIFFLALNKVKFDVKELALFTFASSMAFMPNVFLAFDKNVWLVSSVFSSLIMIINIITLYLIEIRRASFNAQLLSISLAGLDFFMMLGLSLFVIGDGLMMISLAMIGAMAFYFMLIFHKFSDRKIRIGAGTSLLFVSLINLAELTMGFGESVLGFVVTNSIFSPRHMNSMSSMRSPHNNPLWWMFPLNPLSMINMAEKSANMLHDPLFSIFWASYMLIMTTTMMPFYILMMGGEMLFLVYERYKHAKSSEVRRWALMIIIAMPVFVWLLPYYTNFYIFGMSGMIFPVTVIGFILSMVIMSTASILFGRRAFCNTICMSAHMWTNAYYDKFKAKKNSNFWQYFRWIPFGLMMIFFSWWILGEVGVLRFLRLGMSTLNPLDLFGMFTLNYVWWFFFFMTPVFGTYSCARQGWCGYGTFMGIFNKVLFKVKPNDVKLCETCKEITCEKACPSKITIRDDILKKGFMNRISCIGCADCVEACEYNNLMIQDIRGYIADKKKLK from the coding sequence ATGGAATATCAACAAATTGCTGTTCTAGCGTACTTGACAGGCATGATGATCATAGATTTTTTCATACTATGGCTTCTTTTCAGGAGCCATAACGCATCTAGAAAAGCAGTCTTATTCATTTCCTCCATTTTTCTTTATATGTCCACTGAGGCTACCGATATAGGTTACATACTCTTTTACCACGGATCCATACTAGTAGAAATATTTACCATATTTATATCATCAATACCTATCTTGTTATCCTTAAAGGTCAAAGACAAGGGATATTGGAGAGATGACATGATATCTTCCACTCTTCTAACTGTGACGCTAGTTCTAGATGAAGTTTCGATGGGTTATGCCTACTCTTCAGCCTTCGGTCCTCATTTAAATCCTATCGTGTCTTCAGTAAGTAACCCAGCCTTCGGAGTTATGATGATGGCTGATGCAATATTCTTCTTAGCCTTAAATAAAGTGAAATTTGACGTCAAAGAGTTAGCTCTGTTTACCTTTGCATCATCCATGGCATTCATGCCTAACGTTTTTCTGGCATTTGATAAAAATGTATGGCTAGTCTCTTCAGTATTTTCTTCATTAATAATGATAATAAATATCATTACGCTTTATCTAATTGAAATAAGGAGAGCCTCTTTCAACGCGCAGTTACTTTCAATTTCCCTTGCTGGGCTTGATTTCTTCATGATGTTAGGCTTATCCTTGTTCGTGATAGGAGATGGACTGATGATGATATCCCTAGCAATGATAGGAGCTATGGCGTTTTATTTCATGTTAATATTCCACAAGTTCAGTGATAGGAAAATAAGAATTGGGGCAGGGACGTCTCTCCTGTTCGTGAGTCTCATTAATTTAGCCGAGCTAACAATGGGATTCGGTGAAAGCGTTCTTGGATTCGTTGTTACTAATTCTATATTTAGTCCAAGACATATGAATTCTATGAGTTCTATGAGAAGTCCTCATAACAATCCTTTATGGTGGATGTTCCCTCTGAATCCGCTTTCAATGATTAATATGGCAGAAAAGTCAGCCAATATGTTACACGATCCTTTGTTTTCGATTTTCTGGGCTTCATATATGTTGATTATGACAACTACAATGATGCCTTTCTATATCTTAATGATGGGGGGAGAGATGCTATTCCTAGTTTATGAGAGATACAAGCATGCCAAGTCATCTGAGGTTAGAAGGTGGGCTTTAATGATAATTATAGCCATGCCGGTTTTCGTATGGCTCCTGCCATATTATACCAATTTTTACATTTTTGGTATGAGTGGTATGATATTTCCAGTGACAGTAATCGGGTTCATACTTTCAATGGTTATAATGTCCACAGCATCTATACTGTTCGGAAGAAGGGCCTTTTGCAACACCATATGTATGTCAGCCCATATGTGGACTAATGCTTACTATGACAAGTTCAAAGCCAAAAAGAACTCTAACTTTTGGCAATACTTCAGATGGATCCCCTTCGGTTTGATGATGATATTCTTCTCATGGTGGATATTGGGCGAAGTGGGAGTTCTTCGCTTCTTAAGATTAGGCATGTCTACCTTGAATCCTTTGGACTTGTTTGGAATGTTTACACTTAACTATGTTTGGTGGTTCTTTTTCTTTATGACTCCAGTGTTTGGAACTTATTCTTGCGCCAGACAAGGCTGGTGCGGTTACGGAACTTTCATGGGAATATTTAACAAGGTTCTGTTCAAAGTGAAGCCTAATGATGTCAAACTCTGCGAGACTTGTAAGGAAATAACTTGCGAAAAGGCTTGTCCGTCTAAAATTACGATCAGGGATGATATCTTGAAAAAAGGATTCATGAACAGGATATCATGCATAGGATGTGCAGACTGCGTAGAGGCTTGCGAATACAATAACTTAATGATACAAGATATAAGGGGTTATATTGCTGATAAAAAGAAATTAAAATAA
- the treH1 gene encoding alpha,alpha-trehalase TreH1, which translates to MKPLGFLSNGLTSVIVNDGSVVWFPLPRYDSPSVFTKLLDDEGGEFSISPEEECDVKVKYVAGTILSTTFLCKDGKAEVIDLMPIGERSLIRQVKSDIPLNVSVKPLFNYGLYKPAVEIEKDGIRFINPLTRECLALIPNTNLIQPPGLTLYLIYSSDSAYGPFTKKMIKRTVNRSIKNTLNFWRSKVPHPKNEIDVVKSTSISALLGSIYSPTGASIAAPTTSLPELEGGTRNWDYRFAWVRDSSMISEALMTYGYIVEARRVLNFLLGSLNFSGKPFLHPLYTVDGGDPPPEESLMWLSGYASSKPVRVGNAAASQVQLDVEGFFVDAVYRYYQITKDKEFIKENWNKLEYIHEWISKNWKMRDAGMWEDRGKPRHYTHSKVMMWVALDRVEKLGRVIGKIVSGTSKNKLREWIMSNCIKSGYLVRYSESSEVDAALLTLPIYGFLDVKERVFLNTLVLIERDLLKDGFVKRYRKDFMGEATHPFVLANVWLSRIYARLGRYDEARQLLWNVLRPSKGIYLLGEHIDENKGEYTGNYPQMFVHAQLLLAIKEIKDIDKDISTGKVKPLS; encoded by the coding sequence ATGAAACCCTTAGGTTTTCTTAGTAACGGTCTAACCAGTGTCATTGTGAACGACGGTTCCGTGGTATGGTTTCCATTACCAAGATATGATTCACCTTCAGTGTTCACAAAGCTTTTAGACGATGAAGGAGGGGAGTTCTCTATCTCACCAGAGGAAGAATGTGACGTAAAAGTGAAATATGTTGCTGGTACAATTCTTTCCACTACTTTCTTGTGTAAAGATGGTAAGGCTGAGGTAATCGACTTGATGCCAATAGGAGAGAGGTCTTTAATTAGGCAAGTTAAAAGTGATATACCTCTCAATGTTAGCGTTAAGCCTCTCTTCAACTACGGCTTGTATAAGCCAGCTGTTGAAATAGAAAAGGATGGAATTAGATTCATAAACCCCCTAACGAGAGAATGTTTGGCTCTCATTCCTAATACAAACTTAATCCAACCGCCAGGTTTAACTTTATACTTGATATATTCTTCAGATTCGGCTTACGGACCATTTACTAAGAAAATGATAAAAAGAACAGTTAATAGATCAATTAAAAACACTCTTAATTTCTGGAGGAGTAAGGTTCCTCATCCTAAGAACGAAATCGACGTTGTTAAGTCAACTAGCATTTCAGCTTTACTGGGATCAATTTACTCTCCGACCGGGGCTTCAATAGCTGCACCTACAACTTCCCTTCCGGAATTAGAAGGAGGTACAAGAAATTGGGACTACAGATTCGCTTGGGTCAGGGATTCCTCAATGATATCGGAAGCGCTCATGACTTACGGTTACATAGTGGAAGCTAGAAGAGTGTTAAATTTCCTGTTAGGTTCATTGAACTTCTCCGGAAAGCCCTTTCTTCATCCACTTTACACTGTGGATGGAGGAGACCCACCTCCTGAAGAAAGTCTAATGTGGTTGTCTGGTTACGCATCGTCTAAACCAGTGAGAGTAGGCAATGCTGCAGCGTCCCAAGTTCAACTTGACGTAGAGGGATTCTTCGTAGACGCCGTGTATAGATACTATCAGATTACTAAGGATAAGGAGTTTATAAAGGAAAACTGGAATAAGTTAGAATATATACATGAATGGATATCAAAAAACTGGAAAATGAGGGATGCTGGAATGTGGGAAGATAGAGGTAAACCGAGGCATTATACACACTCTAAGGTTATGATGTGGGTAGCTTTGGATAGAGTGGAAAAGTTAGGAAGAGTAATAGGTAAAATAGTTTCAGGAACCAGTAAAAATAAATTAAGAGAATGGATAATGTCTAATTGTATCAAGTCAGGTTACTTGGTCAGGTACTCTGAATCCTCCGAGGTCGATGCAGCTCTTCTTACCCTTCCCATTTACGGTTTCCTCGATGTTAAAGAAAGGGTCTTTCTTAATACTCTTGTTTTAATAGAGAGAGATTTACTGAAGGACGGCTTCGTTAAGAGGTATAGGAAAGACTTCATGGGAGAAGCAACTCATCCTTTCGTGCTTGCTAACGTATGGCTTTCGAGAATCTACGCTAGGTTAGGGAGATATGATGAAGCTAGGCAGTTACTATGGAATGTGTTGAGGCCTTCCAAAGGGATATATCTATTGGGAGAACATATAGACGAAAATAAAGGAGAATACACTGGAAATTATCCTCAAATGTTCGTTCACGCTCAGCTGCTCTTAGCTATCAAAGAAATTAAGGACATAGATAAGGATATATCGACAGGAAAAGTTAAACCTCTTTCATGA
- a CDS encoding ribosomal protein L13e: MQFHNPIDMEAIVKRPYYHFENPNRVNKEKEGRGFSLGEISKAGLTKSEIRILNVRVDIRRKSVYDSNVEALKKLKNEKKDMLEEAKRKKMEENKKKAEKRKNKSNKSVKHSDNSKSSETKA; encoded by the coding sequence ATGCAATTTCATAACCCGATAGATATGGAGGCAATAGTCAAGAGGCCATATTATCATTTCGAGAACCCAAATAGGGTAAACAAGGAAAAAGAAGGAAGAGGATTTAGTTTAGGTGAGATATCTAAAGCTGGTTTAACTAAAAGCGAGATAAGGATTCTTAACGTGAGAGTTGACATAAGGAGGAAGTCCGTTTATGATTCAAATGTAGAAGCATTAAAGAAGTTAAAGAATGAGAAGAAAGACATGTTGGAGGAAGCTAAGAGAAAGAAGATGGAGGAAAACAAGAAGAAGGCTGAAAAAAGAAAGAACAAATCTAACAAGTCAGTGAAACACAGCGATAATAGTAAGTCAAGCGAGACAAAGGCTTAA
- a CDS encoding alcohol dehydrogenase catalytic domain-containing protein, with product MRAAVFKEEGKPLSLEEVPFPQRNDGEVILKVRAAGICHGDVHLVLGEWNGDLSIKLPVILGHEIVGELVEDGKRFKRGDQVILYSNIGCGTCKYCRAEKPQYCENVKVVGVQMNGGFAEYVSVPESYLFKVEGDPIKLAPLADAGITAFNATNGIGMGDSVALLGTGAVAFIAAQILKSRGAEILMGGRNPAKLAKAEELGIPTVLMKRKDNMNMSQTLFSYSQRKFDYVLDFVGAESTLQDSMWLLSREGELRIVGEFGGFLNVPEQLIVLRGLRVRGILYGSMNDMKGVIKAYEQGSFKTLPVPYKLDEINEAINDIIEDKIIGRAVVIP from the coding sequence ATGAGGGCAGCGGTGTTCAAAGAGGAAGGAAAACCGCTTTCATTAGAGGAGGTTCCTTTTCCCCAGAGAAATGATGGAGAAGTAATACTTAAGGTAAGAGCTGCAGGGATTTGCCACGGTGACGTTCATCTCGTCCTAGGAGAATGGAACGGAGACTTATCAATTAAACTACCAGTTATATTGGGACATGAAATAGTAGGTGAATTAGTAGAGGACGGCAAAAGGTTCAAGAGAGGAGACCAAGTAATACTTTATAGCAACATAGGATGTGGAACTTGCAAGTATTGCAGAGCTGAAAAACCTCAGTATTGTGAAAATGTAAAGGTAGTAGGTGTACAGATGAATGGCGGCTTCGCCGAATATGTCTCGGTACCAGAATCTTATCTCTTTAAAGTTGAGGGAGATCCAATCAAGTTAGCTCCTCTTGCTGACGCAGGGATAACTGCCTTTAATGCAACTAATGGAATAGGTATGGGAGACTCTGTTGCCTTGTTGGGAACGGGGGCAGTAGCTTTTATTGCAGCCCAAATACTCAAGAGCAGAGGAGCCGAAATACTCATGGGGGGTAGAAACCCAGCCAAACTAGCTAAAGCGGAGGAATTAGGAATACCAACTGTATTAATGAAGAGAAAGGACAACATGAACATGTCGCAAACTCTTTTCTCGTATAGTCAAAGGAAGTTTGATTATGTATTAGACTTTGTAGGTGCAGAGTCAACCTTACAAGATTCAATGTGGTTACTTTCCAGGGAAGGAGAACTTAGAATAGTGGGAGAATTCGGGGGATTTCTTAACGTTCCTGAACAATTGATAGTCCTAAGAGGACTGAGAGTAAGAGGTATTTTATACGGGAGCATGAACGACATGAAGGGCGTAATTAAGGCTTATGAGCAAGGCAGTTTTAAAACATTACCAGTACCTTACAAGCTAGATGAAATTAACGAAGCAATAAACGACATAATTGAAGATAAAATAATTGGAAGAGCTGTAGTTATACCTTAA